In Carya illinoinensis cultivar Pawnee chromosome 7, C.illinoinensisPawnee_v1, whole genome shotgun sequence, the following are encoded in one genomic region:
- the LOC122317103 gene encoding VAN3-binding protein-like, translating to MDSQGAFRAGRISFKNEHQSTADLERKPESCTRAHGCLTTNENPSCSSSCRSSDILQGPVHAMEFLCRPWSPSATNFMQIFSSSTNLLFPSQDSCYLGRQEEKLHDDHTLGEQEGKAEMEKTKGYAAQSNRSTFSRALFTIERSVPSFFQKPKFFASLLRRRVTTKEEDRLRTANVHATLSVACLAAAIAGIAANSTKEAAKDVIPIGNGDGGKVAWDKNMGDTVASAAALIATVCAETAESIGANKAHVASAVNSGLAAQTPVDIITLTATAATCLRGAAILKSRAMAYDSLSRCPELLEIGAQLAVVTPSGNKRHMRVSIYFKRKQLILSLEKKFLGVLTTLKKYKIFHVTEETEEAHGNFSISLKSHSGDIKVWFEDENQWSLWVSVISNLLQTHRSY from the exons ATGGATTCACAAGGAGCCTTTAGAGCAGGGAGAATCTCCTTTAAAAATGAGCACCAATCAACAGCTGATTTA GAACGGAAGCCCGAATCTTGTACAAGAGCACATGGATGCTTGACTACAAATGAAAACCCATCCTGCTCTTCTTCCTGCCGCTCCTCGGACATTCTGCAGGGTCCTGTCCATGCCATGGAGTTCCTGTGTCGCCCATGGAGCCCCTCGGCAACTAACTTCATGCAGATATTTTCATCTAGTACT AATCTGTTGTTTCCTTCACAAGACAGTTGCTATCTAGGACGGCAGGAGGAAAAGCTACATGACGATCATACGTTAGGAGAGCAGGAAGGAAAAGCAGAGATGGAGAAAACCAAAGGGTATGCAGCCCAAAGCAACAGAAGTACTTTCAGTCGg GCACTGTTTACAATTGAAAGGTCTGTTccatctttttttcaaaagccTAAGTTCTTTGCCAGCTTATTAAGACGTAGAGTGACGACAAAAGAGGAAGACCGACTTCGCACTGCCAATGTCCATGCTACCCTTTCTGTGGCATGTTTGGCTGCCGCAATAGCTGGCATTGCTGCCAACAGCACCAAAGAGGCAGCAAAAGATGTCATCCCTATCGGTAATGGAGATGGAGGCAAAGTAGCATGGGACAAGAACATGGGCGACACTGTTGCTTCGGCTGCTGCTCTTATAGCCACAGTATGTGCTGAAACCGCAGAGTCCATCGGCGCAAACAAAGCCCATGTCGCCTCGGCCGTCAACTCGGGCCTCGCCGCTCAAACCCCTGTTGATATAATTACACTTACAGCAACTGCTGCAACAT GTTTAAGAGGAGCTGCGATACTCAAATCCAGAGCTATGGCATACGACTCTTTATCAAGGTGTCCAGAACTGCTTGAAATAGGGGCCCAGTTGGCAGTAGTCACACCTTCTG GGAATAAAAGACATATGCGGGTCTCCATTTATTTCAAACGTAAGCAGCTCATTTTGAGCCTTGAAAAGAAGTTCTTGGGAGTTTTGACAACATTAAAGAAGT ACAAGATTTTTCATGTGACGGAGGAAACTGAGGAAGCTCATGGCAACTTCTCCATCAGCCTAAAAAGCCACAGTGGTGATATCAAGGTCtggtttgaagatgaaaatcaatggtCACTCTGGGTTTCAGTGATTTCTAATCTCTTGCAGACGCATAGAtcttattga